The following coding sequences are from one Gossypium raimondii isolate GPD5lz chromosome 4, ASM2569854v1, whole genome shotgun sequence window:
- the LOC105780143 gene encoding omega-hydroxypalmitate O-feruloyl transferase has translation MGVDVIEGSAIMEKKSNGKVSQLISVKQGEPTLVSPAEETPKDLYFLSNLDQNIAVIVRTIYCFKSDEKGNDDAGEVIMDALRKVLVHYYPLAGRLTISSEGKLIVDCTGEGALFVKAEANCTMEEIGDITKPDPETLGKLVYDIPGATNILEMPPLVAQVTKFQCGGFVLGLCMNHCMFDGIGAMEFVNSWGETARGLPLSVPPFSDRTILKARSPPKIEHLHQEFAEIEDKSSTGDLYKDQMLYRSFCFDPEKLQKLKKYSMEDGVLEKCTTFEALSAFVWRARTKALNLLSHQQTKLLFAVDGRPKFDPPLPKGYFGNGIVLTNSICQAGELLDKPISHAVALIQDAIKMVTDGYMRSAIDYFEVTRARPSLSSTLLITTWSRLSFHTTDFGWGEPVLSGPVALPEKEVTLLLSHGKERKNINVLLGLPASAMKVFQEQMVV, from the exons ATG GGTGTAGATGTTATCGAAGGTTCAGCTATAATGGAGAAGAAGTCCAATGGCAAAGTGTCCCAGCTAATTAGTGTGAAGCAAGGAGAGCCAACCCTGGTTTCTCCCGCTGAAGAGACACCAAAGGATCTATACTTTCTCTCTAATCTTGACCAAAACATTGCCGTAATTGTTCGCACCATATACTGCTTCAAGTCGGATGAAAAAGGGAACGACGATGCTGGTGAAGTGATCATGGATGCATTGAGAAAGGTTCTTGTTCATTACTATCCCCTTGCTGGGCGGCTAACCATCAGCTCTGAGGGTAAACTTATTGTGGACTGCACTGGAGAAGGGGCACTGTTCGTCAAAGCTGAAGCTAACTGTACGATGGAGGAGATTGGAGACATAACAAAGCCTGATCCTGAGACTCTTGGGAAGTTGGTTTATGACATTCCTGGTGCAACAAACATACTGGAGATGCCACCTCTAGTGGCTCAG GTGACCAAGTTCCAATGCGGAGGATTTGTCCTTGGCCTGTGCATGAACCATTGCATGTTTGATGGCATTGGTGCTATGGAATTTGTCAACTCGTGGGGTGAAACAGCCCGAGGTCTTCCACTTTCTGTTCCTCCATTCTCCGACAGAACTATTCTGAAAGCCCGCAGTCCTCCTAAGATAGAGCATCTGCATCAGGAATTTGCTGAGATAGAGGACAAGTCCAGCACTGGTGATCTCTACAAAGACCAAATGCTCTATAGATCTTTCTGTTTTGATCCTGAGAAGCTACAAAAACTGAAGAAATATTCTATGGAGGATGGGGTTCTTGAAAAATGCACTACTTTTGAAGCTCTTTCAGCATTCGTATGGAGGGCTCGGACCAAGGCACTTAACTTGCTATCCCACCAACAAACCAAGCTTCTCTTCGCGGTTGATGGCAGGCCTAAATTCGACCCACCTCTTCCAAAAGGCTACTTCGGCAATGGCATTGTGTTGACAAATTCCATATGCCAAGCTGGTGAGCTATTGGACAAGCCAATTTCACATGCTGTAGCTCTAATTCAGGATGCAATTAAGATGGTTACGGATGGTTATATGAGATCAGCCATAGATTACTTTGAGGTAACCAGAGCCAGGCCATCTTTGTCGTCAACCCTGCTGATCACTACATGGTCTAGGCTATCTTTCCATACTACAGATTTCGGATGGGGAGAGCCTGTTCTATCAGGGCCAGTTGCGTTGCCTGAGAAGGAAGTCACATTGCTCCTATCTCATGGCAAAGAGAGGAAAAACATCAACGTTCTTTTGGGGTTGCCAGCTTCTGCCATGAAGGTCTTCCAAGAACAGATGGTGGTTTAG